Proteins from a genomic interval of Raphanus sativus cultivar WK10039 unplaced genomic scaffold, ASM80110v3 Scaffold1458, whole genome shotgun sequence:
- the LOC108853222 gene encoding protein JINGUBANG-like: MHHKASSRDTSQNFPKLKSVDTDPDPDIYDITYVDVSPSIGSTSPLSKSPWIAHVDPTDLEPPHSGIKSTASHTREPKNYSPNILMGSLFREEGHIYSLATSGDLLYTGSDSKNIRVWKNQTEFSSFKSNSGLVKAIVLAGDKIFTGHQDGKIRVWKVSSKDSNIFRRIGTMPVFRDYLRNSITPSSYFSFMRKNPTSTSAQGFRHVDAISCLTLSEDKKLLYSGSWDQTFKVWRISDLRCLESVKAHDDAVNAVVSGFDGLVFSGSADGTVKVWRREDQAKETKHFFSETLLKQDCAVTAIAVDQSATLVYCGSSDGTVNFWERDNNMKNGGVLKGHKLAVLCLVAAGSLLFSGSADLGIRVWRRPERGDGRGGDGGGGGGEHVCIALLKGHAGPVKCMAVERDQESSSGEKRWIVYSGSLDRSVKMWRVSESSPPIEYQSSDPFDGPTELTVAPSFSGKGRE, translated from the coding sequence ATGCATCACAAGGCTTCAAGCAGAGACACCAGCCAGAACTTTCCAAAACTCAAGAGCGTAGATACTGATCCAGATCCTGACATATACGACATAACATACGTCGATGTTTCTCCCTCTATCGGCTCAACTTCTCCCTTATCCAAATCCCCATGGATCGCACACGTCGATCCCACCGACCTGGAACCTCCCCACTCGGGGATAAAGTCCACAGCCTCCCACACGAGAGAACCCAAAAACTACTCACCCAACATCCTCATGGGCTCTCTCTTCCGCGAAGAAGGCCACATCTATTCTCTAGCCACCTCCGGCGACCTACTCTACACGGGATCGGACTCCAAGAACATTAGGGTTTGGAAAAACCAAACCGAGTTCTCGAGCTTCAAATCCAACAGCGGTTTGGTCAAAGCCATTGTCCTAGCCGGAGACAAGATCTTCACGGGGCATCAAGACGGGAAGATCCGCGTGTGGAAAGTCTCGTCTAAAGACTCAAACATCTTCCGTCGCATAGGCACCATGCCGGTGTTTCGAGACTACCTAAGAAACTCCATCACGCCTTCTTCCTATTTCAGTTTCATGAGAAAGAACCCGACCAGCACCAGCGCTCAGGGGTTCCGACACGTGGACGCCATCTCGTGCCTCACGCTGAGCGAAGACAAGAAGCTTTTGTATTCCGGGTCGTGGGACCAGACGTTCAAAGTGTGGAGGATCTCGGACCTGAGGTGCCTCGAGTCGGTGAAGGCCCACGACGACGCCGTGAACGCCGTCGTTTCGGGTTTCGACGGTTTGGTTTTCTCCGGTTCGGCGGACGGTACGGTCAAAGTGTGGAGGAGAGAGGACCAGGCGAAGGAGACGAAGCATTTCTTCTCCGAGACGTTGCTGAAGCAAGACTGCGCCGTCACGGCGATCGCGGTTGATCAGAGCGCGACGTTGGTTTACTGCGGTTCGTCTGACGGAACCGTTAACTTCTGGGAGAGGGATAACAACATGAAAAACGGCGGCGTTTTGAAGGGGCACAAGCTCGCGGTGCTCTGCCTCGTGGCAGCGGGGAGCTTGTTGTTCAGTGGCTCGGCTGATCTTGGGATCCGCGTTTGGAGGAGACCGGAACGTGGTGACGGGAGAGGTGgagacggaggaggaggaggaggagagcaCGTGTGTATTGCGTTGTTGAAGGGACATGCGGGTCCGGTGAAGTGTATGGCAGTGGAGAGAGATCAAGAATCGTCTTCAGGTGAGAAAAGGTGGATCGTGTACAGTGGGAGTTTAGATAGGTCGGTGAAGATGTGGCGTGTGTCGGAGAGTTCGCCGCCGATTGAATACCAGTCATCGGATCCGTTTGATGGTCCGACTGAATTAACGGTGGCTCCTAGCTTCTCGGGTAAAGGGAGAGAATGA